From a region of the Falco peregrinus isolate bFalPer1 chromosome 5, bFalPer1.pri, whole genome shotgun sequence genome:
- the SCNN1G gene encoding amiloride-sensitive sodium channel subunit gamma, translated as MAPPGPEGGRATAGAMAPGKKITARIKRTLPVRGPQAPTLSELMRWYCLNTNTHGCRRIVVSRGRLRRFIWILLTLSAVGLILWQCAELLMNYYSASVSVTVQFQKLPFPAVTICNINPYKYSSMKDYLSELDKETKKALETFYGFSEGKSKVRRSVGEWNSTGSDFFKQIPLLKFEDFSRTATDLRSGHKRKIEGSVFHKDSSIVNSGDSNDIIGFQLCDANNSSECALYTFSSGVNAIQEWYKLHYMNIMAQIPLETKEKLSYSADDLLLTCFFDGLSCDKRHFTRFHHPLHGNCYTFNSGENGTILSTSTGGSEYGLQVVLYIDEADYNPFLVTSTGAKIIVHDQNEYPFIEDIGTEIETAAATSIGMHFTRSRKLSKPYSDCTETGADIPVENLYNKSYSLQICLHSCFQKAMVDSCGCAQYAQPLPAGAEYCNYKKNPNWMYCYYRLHEKFVKEQLGCQQICKDACSFKEWALTTSIAQWPSTVSEDWMLRVLSWDKGQKINKKLNKTDLANLMVFYKDLNERFISENPANTLVILLSNFGGQLGLWMSCSVVCVIEIVEVFFIDSLSIVMRRQWQKAKKWWNDRKRDRSGKAPQASDLERQGHDNPVCMDEDLPTFNTALRLPLPQDNPLPRTPPPNYSTLRLETAFTEQLPDTLEAGQH; from the exons ATGGCCCCGCCGGGACCGGAGGGCGGCCGAG CTACCGCCGGTGCCATGGCCCCCGGGAAGAAGATCACGGCGCGGATCAAGCGGACGCTGCCGGTGAGGGGCCCGCAGGCGCCGACGCTGAGCGAGCTGATGCGGTGGTACTGCCTCAACACCAACACGCACGGCTGCCGCCGCATCGTTGTGTCCCGGGGCCGCCTGCGCCGCTTCATCTGGATCCTGCTGACCCTCAGCGCCGTCGGGCTGATCCTCTGGCAGTGCGCCGAGCTCCTCATGAATTACTACAGCGCCTCGGTCTCCGTCACCGTCCAGTTCCAGAAGCTGCCCTTCCCCGCCGTCACCATCTGCAACATCAACCCCTACAA GTACAGTTCCATGAAAGACTATTTATCTGAATTGgacaaagagacaaaaaaagctttggagACTTTCTACGGATTTTCAGAGGGCAAGTCCAAGGTGCGCCGGTCAGTGGGTGAGTGGAACAGCACAGGGAGTGACTTCTTCAAACAGATCCCTCTGCTGAAGTTTGAGGACTTCTCTAGGACAGCAACTGACCTTCGCAGTGGCCACAAGAGGAAAATAGAGGGCAGTGTCTTTCACAAGGATTCGTCCATAGTGAACTCTGGGGATTCAAATGATATCATCGGCTTTCAGCTG TGCGATGCAAACAACAGCAGTGAGTGTGCACTTTATACATTCAGTTCTGGTGTTAATGCTATCCAAGAATGGTACAAGCTGCATTACATGAACATCATGGCACAGATTCCCCTGGAGACTAAAGAAAAATTGAGCTATTCTGCTGATGACCTGCTACTGACATGTTTCTTTGATGGCCTATCTTGTGACAAAAG GCACTTCACTCGTTTCCATCATCCCCTGCATGGCAATTGCTATACCTTCAACAGCGGAGAAAACGGGACGATCCTCAGCACCTCCACGGGAGGCAGCGAGTACG GATTGCAGGTTGTTCTGTATATAGACGAAGCAGACTACAACCCCTTCCTGGTGACATCCACAGGAGCCAAGATCATTGTCCATGACCAAAATGAATATCCCTTCATTGAAGACATTGGCACAGAAATTGAGACCGCAGCGGCCACCTCCATAGGAATGCACTTT ACTCGGTCTCGCAAGCTGAGCAAACCCTACAGTGACTGCACAGAGACTGGTGCTGACATACCAGTAGAAAACCTCTATAACAAGAGCTACTCACTCCAG ATCTGCCTGCACTCCTGCTTTCAGAAGGCCATGGTGGACTCGTGTGGCTGTGCCCAGTATGCGCAGCCCTTACCTGCTGGGGCAGAGTACTGCAACTacaagaaaaaccccaactggA TGTACTGCTACTACAGGCTGCACGAAAAGTTTGTGaaggagcagctgggctgccagCAAATCTGCAAAGATGCCTGCAG CTTCAAGGAATGGGCGCTCACCACCAGCATCGCCCAGTGGCCATCCACCGTGTCAGAG GACTGGATGCTTCGAGTTCTCTCTTGGGACAAAGGGCAAAAAATCAACAAGAAACTGAACAA GACGGACCTTGCAAACCTCATGGTGTTTTACAAAGACCTGAATGAGAGATTCATTTCAGAGAATCCTGCCAACACA CTTGTCATTCTTCTTTCCAACTTCGGAGGCCAGCTGGGCCTTTGGATGAGCTGCTCAGTTGTTTGTGTCATTGAGATCGTCGAGGTTTTCTTCATTGATTCGCTTTCCATCGTCATGCGGCGCCAATggcaaaaggcaaagaaatggTGGAACGACCGCAAACGGGACCGGTCAGGGAAGGCTCCACAGGCCAGTGATCTGGAGAGGCAGGGCCACGACAACCCCGTCTGCATGGATGAGGACCTGCCCACCTTCAACACCGCCCTCCGCCTGCCGTTGCCACAGGATAACCCCTTGCCCAGGACTCCCCCCCCCAATTACAGCACTTTGCGGCTAGAGACTGCcttcacagagcagctgcccgATACGCTGGAGGCTGGGCAACACTGA